The sequence TGTGAGCTTGCTGTCGTCAGACCCAAATCTGGTTTGTACCAGATTTTTTTAGTACTTGTTTGAACTATTTGTTTTGAAGTATTTGTTTTGAACTATTTGTCATGGTTTGTACCTGAATGTTTTACTATATGTTTTTGAACTATTTGGTTTGATTAACTGTGAGCTTGCTGTACTTTTTGTTTTGCATTTGTACACACATGTGGTTGCATGACAGTAGTACTTCTTGTTATTGAATTCAAAGAGCAGCATGAGACACTACGACAGACAGTACAGACACTTCAACACTAGATAAGAACAGACATGACACAACTTGTTTCATTGCTTCCTATGCAACTCCGGATCCATGTCGCGCCCAGTGATGGTGTATCAGATCAACCTGAAGCTGAGTATATTTGTTGCGGTCTTTGAGTTGGTTGTACCTTTGATTGACGAAGTCGTTGCGCTCTTCCATTGAACCTTGACTTGTGTCTGCCAGCACTCCGATGTTTTCAAAGGTTGTGTTCAAAGACAATGGACCTTCGTCTTCTACTATCATGTTGTGCAATATTATGCATGTTTTCATGATGTCCCCAATGTGTTCAGGACTCCAACCGTAAGCAGGGCCACGGACCACACCCCATCTCTTCTGGAGTACACCAAAAGCTCGTTCAATATCTTTTCGAGCAGACTCTTGAATTGTTGCAAAGTGTTGGGTTCTAACGTCGTAGGGATTACGGATTATCTTCACAAATGTGGGCCAGTCAGGGTAAATCCCGTCTGCTAGGTAATATCCCATATTGTACGTGTGACCATTCACAGTGAATGAAACAGGAGGTGTGTCACCGCTCAGATGCCTTTTGAAAAGGTTTGAACGGTGCAGAACGTTTATGTCGTTGCAACTACCTGGCAGACCAAAATATGCATGCCATATCCACAGGTCATACGACGCAACAGCTTCCAAGATCATGGTAGGATGTTTACCACGCCCTGTAAACATGCCCTTCCATGAACTTGGGCAGTtacgccactcccaatgcatgcaatcaacactaccaaGCATACCAGGAAACTCACGTGACTCGCCAACTTGGAGAAGGCGTGCGATATCTTCTGCATTTGGTGCACGAAGATAATACGGAGCAAACGCGGTTTGGACGGCCGTGCAAAAGTGTTTCAATGCCTCATGAGCCGTGGATTCACCAATGCGTACGTATTCGTCAACGGCATCAGCCGGAATACCGTAAGCAAGGATTCGAACagcagcaacaactttctgtagAGCAGAAAGACCAATCTCACCCGCACAGTTTGGACGCTGAATAAAGTATGGATCCACTTGTTGCACAACATCAACAAGGCGCTCAAACACATGGCGACGCATGCGGAACCTACCATAGAATTCATGTATCATAATAGGGGTCATGAAGTTATGTACATGGTAAAATGAATGTGGTATTTTTAAATACCTCCTACGAAATTGAGCATCCGTGTACACCGGGTGCGCTCCAAAGTAGTCCGCTCGGATTCTTGCATCGTCGCTCATGTGATCACGATGAATCCTAACACGCCCTGGAATCGAACCACCATGACGACGCTCGTTGCGTGCACGCCGCCTCCTATTGACCATGTGCCTCGCCAACTgcaactcttcttcttcctcttccattTCTTCCATCAACCGTACAAGAAAATTGTTTTCTAAGTAGGGGTTCATGGTTGTGGAGTTTGTAAAGGCAAGGTTGAGTGAAGTATGCAACGCTCACTCGGTATTTATAGAGGAAGTACGCTTCGGAGACAAGCCATGTGGTTGCCGTGCAAGGGAAGCTAGTCTATGGCTTCTCGAAGAAGAGTTGTAGCTTACGGTGCAAGCTTGTCAATTTGAAAACATATTTTCGTACCGATATTATACTATGTGGCGCGTTATCAACAACAATTACACAACAACAAAACAAGCAATGTAATTAATATTGATAATTCAAATTTATGAATTTAAAAATTAATAAATACATTTTTTACGCATCATTTGTGCAGCGTGAAATgggaagaaaacaaagaaaaatgaaaaaaatgGAAAAAGGGAATCTGTTAAAACTGTAGCTTTAGGGGACAAAATTTAGAGGACACTGCTGGAGACTGAGAATATATAGATgacagaatcttttagagtgttctgtaaaggacagagaatattcctttaggggacggaatttaggggacgctgctggagacagtCTAAGACTAGCTCCAACAAGGAGCTCTAAATGCTCctgtaccctaaatttagaggatgAGGACGTCCTCTACCCCTCCAACAatgtcctctaaacggtcctctaaatttagaggacgctgctggatccTCTATGTATAGAGTTactctaaacggttctctatctatttgaatactttaaacaaccgttttagtaaaactaaaatatgtacaatacatttgagagtatgacaaacacgtatgtacaaaaatttaaaaataaaaatgtctttaatataggtatttacatataggggacgtgatttagaggacgttgttggagaggaaaTAGATATAGGGGGTagaatcttttagagaagactgtaaaggacggatatagaggatgtatatagaggacgttgctggagacagtctaaAACTAGGTCCTCCTCGGAGTCTCGAATCTCCGGGCAAGAGTAGCAATCTGCACTAGCCAACAAAACACTTCTTGACGCTGAATAtctagcaggagcaggagcaaatAATTGGATCAGGTCACGCTTATCCATGAGGGAACGGGACCGGGCATGAGCATGAGCAAGCAGTTGGATCGGATCATGCTTTATCCATGACACTGTACTACAAGCAAGACGGGCATCGCATCACTGTACAAAGCCCACAATTCTTTGTCCTTTTATAAGGGCTAGACTAGATAGACTGCAATTATCAGTTTCCGTACAATGATGATACAAGGTGTTGGGTTAGACAATGCGTGCACAAAATCCAGCCCGTTATCTGAAAGTTCGGCGGCCCAACCGAAGCAAGCCACTTTTAGACCATCTCCAGCACTATTCCACTTCATATATCACTAACTATTTTAAACATCACTTTACAAATTTGAAATCTACAATATAAAATAGTATTATATACCGCCGTTTACATGGCCTCGCTGGAGATGATCTTAGTGCAGATTTTCTCATGTACAGCACGAGAGTGCCAGTACTATGCTCTGGCCTTAGAAAATCCTGTAAAATCCCACATCATCCTGTGCACACTTGTTTGGGAGAAGGGAAATAAAGAGACTCAAATCCTCTTACTAATCAAAATTGAATATTAATGAGATTTTGGTCCCTTCAATCTGCTTACCTCCAAACATTTATTTGGTTTCCACCTCCTAAACTTCCAAATACAAATTCTATAGACTAAAGTTGACTCCTTAAAGTTGAGGAGCATGACTAAAAGAACCCAACACCCACTTTGGGTTAGTTTAATAACTCTATTTTCTCAAGAAAAATAAACTAGTTATTCTAAGAAAACTAAACcaattttccttggaaaaatgAAAATCGCTTGAAAAAATAGGGTTGTCAAACAAATCCTTAGTAAAAGcttcctgatagtcgcctagagggggggtgaatagggcgcaactgaaatttacaaaaataatcacaactacaagccggggttagcgttagtaataatgaatgagtccgcaagagagggcgcaaaacaaatcgcaagcaaataaagagagtgacacgtggatttgttttaccgaggttcggttcttgcaaacctactccccgttgaggaggccacaaaggccgggtctctttcaacccttccctctctcaaacggtccctcggaccgagtgagctttccttcttctcaatcaaccgggaacaaaacttccccgcaagggccaccacacaattggtgcctcttgcctcggttacaattgagtgttgatcacaagagcaaaagagaaagaaagaatgcgatccaagcgcaagagctcaaatgaacacggcaaatcactctctctagtcactagggttttgtgtggaattggagaggatttgatctctttgaatgtgtctagaattgaatgcctagctcttgtaaaggttgagaagtgggaaatcttggattgcaatgaatgtggggtggttggggtatttatagccccaaccaccaaatgtggccgttggggagccagtctgctcgatggcgcaccggacagtccggtgcacaccggacatgtccggtgcccctgccacgtcatcagtgccgttggaatctgaccgttggagttctgacttgtgggccacccttgatgtccggtggcgcaccggacagctcctgttcattgtccggtgcgccagtatgggcaaacctgacatctgcgcgcgctgcggcgcatttaatgcctctgcaggtagccgttggcgcgggatagccgttgcgctggagtcacaccggacagtccggtgcacaccggacatgtccggtgaattatagctgacgagccgttggcttttcccgaagctgaagagttcctgaggccgcttctccatggcgcaccggacactgtccggtgtacaccggacagtccggtgaattatagcgcgagagcccctggaaattcccgaagatggcgagttcgagctggagtcccctggtgcaccggacactgtccggtggtgcaccggacactgtccggtggcacaccggacagtccggtgcgcccagaccagagggcctacggttggctctttgcccttttgttgaacccaacacttggtcattttattggctatgttgtgaacctttgacacctgtataacttatacactagaacaaactagttagtccaaagatttgtgttgggcaattcaaccaccaaaattatttaggaactaggtgtaagcctaattccctttcaatctccccctttttggtgattgatgccaacacaaaccaaagcaaatatagaagtgcataattgaactagtttacataatgtaagtgcaaaggttacttggagttgagccaatataactacttacaagatatgcaaggaatgtttctttcttatataacattttggaccacgtttgcaccacatgttttgtttttgcaaaacctttttgtaaatccatttcatagatcttttgcaaatagtcaaggtaaataaataagagtttgcaaaagcattttcaagatttgaaatttcctccccctgtttcaaatgcttttcctttgactaaacaaaactccccctaaaagagatccacctcttagtgttcaagagggttttgatataccatttttgaaatactactttctcccccttttgaacataataggataccaaatgataaagacttttggaaagcactaagtttttgaatttggtggtggtggtgcggtccttttgctttgggctcatttctccccctatttggcatgaatcgccaaaaacggaatcattagagccctttaagtgcaatcttcccctttggtcataaataagtgagttaagattataccaaagacgaagtccttttgcgtttgagcttttactctctcccccaaggatgaagtccttttccttgatgctcatttctcccctgaagaagagagagttgctcggagtggtggcgaagtatgagttacggagtggaagcctttgtcttcgccgaagactccaattccctttcaatatacctatgacttggtttgaaataaacttgaaaacacattagtcatagcatataaaagagatatgatcaaaggtatttaaatgagctatgtgtgcaagctagcagaagaaatttctagaatcaagaatattgagctcatgcctaagtctggtaaacgattgttcatcaagtggcttggtaaagatatcggctaattgatctttagtattaatgtaagaaatctcgatatcccccttttgttggtgatccctaagaaaatgataccgaatggctatgtgcttagtgcggctatgctcgacgggattgtcggccattttgattgcactctcattatcacatagcaaaggaactttggttaatttgtaaccgtagtcccgcagggtttgcctcatccaaagcaattgcgcgcaacaatgtcctgcggcaatgtactcggcttcggcggtggaaagagcgaccgaattttgcttctttgaagcccaagacaccaaggatcttcccaagaactggcaagtccccgatgtgctcttcctattgattttgcaccccgcccaatcggcatccgaataaccaagtaaatcaaatgtggatccccgagggtaccaaagcccaaacttaggggtataagccaaatatctcaagattcgttttacggccgtaaggtgggattccttagggtcggattggaatcttgcacacatgcaaacggaaagcataatgtccggccgagatgcacataaataaagcaatgaaccaatcatcgaccggtataccttttgatccacggacttacctcccgtgtcgaggtcgagatgcccattagttcccatgggtgtcttgatgggtttggcatccttcatcccaaacttagcaagaatgtcttgagtgtacttcgtttggctaatgaaggtgccctcttggagttgcttgacttggaatcctagaaaatacttcaactcccccatcattgacatctcgaatttctgtgtcatgatcctactaaactcttcacatgtagacttgttagtagacccaaatataatatcatcaacataaatttggcatacaaacaagtcattttcaagagttttagtaaagagtgtaggatcggccttgccgactttgaagccattagcaataaggaaatctctaaggcattcataccatgctcttggggcttgcttgagcccataaagcgccttagagagcctatagacatgattaggagactcactgtcttcaaagccggggggttgctcaacatagacctcttccttgattggtccattgaggaaggcactcttcacgtccatttgataaagcttgaagccatggtaagtagcataggctaataatatgcgaattgactcaagcctagctacgggtgcataggtttcaccgaaatccaaaccttcgatttgtgaataccctttggctacgagtcgagctttgttccttgtcaccacaccatgctcatcttgcttgttgcggaagacccatttggttcctacaacattttggttaggacgtggaactaaatgccagacctcattcctcgtgaaattgttgagctcctcttgcattgccaccacccaatccgaatcttggagagcttcctctaccctgtgtggctcaatagaggaaacaaaagagtaatgttcacaaaaatgagcaacccgagatcgagtagttacccccttatgaatgtcgccgaggatggtgtcgacggggtgatctcgttggattgcttggtggactcttaggtgtggcggtcttggttcttcctcatcctccttttcttgatcatttgtatctcccccttgatcattgctatcatcttgaggtggctcgtcttcttgattttgctcttcatcattttgagcctcatcctcattttgagttggtggagatgcttgcatggaggaggatggttgatcttgtgtacttggaggctcttcggattccttaggacacacatccccgatggacatgttccttagcgcgatgcatggagcctgttcttcacctatctcatcaagatcaacttgctctacttgagagccgttagtttcatcaaacacaacgtcacaggagacttcaactagtccagtggacttgttaaagaccctatatgcccttgtgtttgagtcataaccaagtaaaaagccttctacagttttaggagcaaatttagattttctacctcttttaataagaatgaagcatttgctaccaaaaactctaaaatatgaaatgttgggctttttaccggttaggagttcatatgatgtcttcttgaggattcggtgaagatataaccggttgatggcgtagcaggcggtgttgactgcttcggcccaaaaccggtccggtgtcttgtactcatcaagcatggttcttgccatgtccaatagagttcgattcttcctctccactacaccgttttgttgtggcgtgtagggagaagagaactcatgcttgatgccctcctcctcaaggaagctttcaatttgagagttcttgaactccgtcccattgtcgcttcttattttcttgatccttaagccaaactcattttgagcccgtctcaagaatccttttaaagtttcttgggtttgagatttttcctgtaa is a genomic window of Zea mays cultivar B73 chromosome 5, Zm-B73-REFERENCE-NAM-5.0, whole genome shotgun sequence containing:
- the LOC103627555 gene encoding protein ALP1-like — its product is MNPYLENNFLVRLMEEMEEEEEELQLARHMVNRRRRARNERRHGGSIPGRVRIHRDHMSDDARIRADYFGAHPVYTDAQFRRRFRMRRHVFERLVDVVQQVDPYFIQRPNCAGEIGLSALQKVVAAVRILAYGIPADAVDEYVRIGESTAHEALKHFCTAVQTAFAPYYLRAPNAEDIARLLQVGESREFPGMLGSVDCMHWEWRNCPSSWKGMFTGRGKHPTMILEAVASYDLWIWHAYFGLPGSCNDINVLHRSNLFKRHLSGDTPPVSFTVNGHTYNMGYYLADGIYPDWPTFVKIIRNPYDVRTQHFATIQESARKDIERAFGVLQKRWGVVRGPAYGWSPEHIGDIMKTCIILHNMIVEDEGPLSLNTTFENIGVLADTSQGSMEERNDFVNQRYNQLKDRNKYTQLQVDLIHHHWARHGSGVA